A genomic stretch from Psilocybe cubensis strain MGC-MH-2018 chromosome 1, whole genome shotgun sequence includes:
- a CDS encoding GDP-fucose transporter 1, which translates to MAPFDPQRIQVAAVVAFYMVSALIMVFVNKAVLNNSPDLPLLFLLFQLLIAVVLLHTSAAVYDKIKIPRFEVQIAKKLVPVVSVNIIGLVFNTLCLRDVEASFFQIARGLVLPLTIVVSSLHTRSKPSGMVLLAAVIVTTGFMIGVAPSSSLPLSAIPSNISLFYGVLSSLFIAFHAVLIKKSLPYCNNSTIELAWWTNVGSAIMILPFVFLQGEPSTFYALLKGDTWNWRVFFTGSLVTGFFGFLLCVAGLLSIKVTSPITHMFSSYKFTL; encoded by the exons ATGGCCCCCTTCGATCCACAGAGGATCCAAGTGGCCGCCGTCGTCGCTTTCTACATGGTCTCGGCTCTCATC ATGGTGTTTGT TAACAAGGCCGTACTCAATAACTCGCCggatcttcctcttcttttccttctcttccagCTCCTGATCGCAGTCGTGCTGTTGCACACTTCAGCTGCTGTCTAtgataaaatcaaaatcccACGTTTTGAAGTACAGATCGCCAAAAAGCTCGTTCCTGTTGTATCCGTTAACATAATCGGTCTCGTCTTCAATACCCTTTGTTTGCGGGATGTTGAGGCTTCATTTTTCCAG ATTGCGAGAGGCCTTGTATTGCCGCTCACAATTGTGGTTTCCTCTTTGCACACGCGATCCAAACCATCGGGGATGGTCCTTCTAGCCGCAGTCATCGTCACCACGGGTTTTATGATTGGGGTCGCCCCTTCGTCGTCACTTCCTCTATCTGCCATACCTTCCAATATTTCTCTTTTCTATGGCGTTCTGTCTTCGCTCTTCATCGCCTTCCACGCTGTGTTGATCAAGAAGTCACTCCCATACTGCAACAACTCGACGATTGAACTTGCCTGGTGGACAAACGTCGGCTCCGCCATCATGATTCTTCCCTTCGTCTTTCTTCAGGGAGAACCATCCACATTTTACGCCCTTTTGAAAGGTGATACATGGAATTGGAGGGTGTTCTTCACGGGGAGTCTTGTCACAGGATTCTTCGGGTTCTTGCTTTGTGTCGCGGGGCTCCTGAGCATCAAAGTTACTAGTCCTATAACACACATGTTTTCCAGC TACAAATTTACCCTGTGA